The Heterodontus francisci isolate sHetFra1 chromosome 23, sHetFra1.hap1, whole genome shotgun sequence nucleotide sequence CTTTTACATGGTGTCATTTCCCAGGCTGGCTATTCCTTTCACTATGACCTCCCCACCCTTGATGATAGTCTAGCCTCTGCTGCCCTTGATATCTACAGGTTGTCCACAAAAAATGTTGATTTCTGCCTCCTCCCAGATtggctcttctttctctctcttttcactCGGCAGATGAAGtatattgtgggaaagtgtgaacttgtccactttggctggaagaatagaaaagcaacatattatttaaatggagagagattgcagaactgagatgcagagggatctgagtgtcctagtacacgaaacgcaaaaagtcagtatgcagatacagcaagtgattaagaaggcaaatgcaatgttgtttattgcaagaggaatggaatataaaagtagagatgttttgctacagttgtacagggcattggtgagaccacatctagagtattgtgtacagttttggtctctttacttaagaaaggttagaattgcattggaagcagttcaaagaatgtACACtcaactgattgctgggatgagggttatcttatgaggaaaggttgaacaggttgggtctgtattcattggagtttagaaggatgagaggtgatcttattgaaacatataagatcctgaggggacttgacagggtggatgtggaaaggatgtttcctcttgtggaaaaaTCTAAAACAagcgatcactgtttaaaaataaggggtcacccttttaagacagatgaggagaatttttttctctgagggtcgtgagtctatggaactctcttccctggagagcggtagaggcagggccattgaaagtttttaaggcagaggtagacagattcttgccaaacaaaggagtcaaagggtattaggggtaggcaggaatgtggagttgaatccacaaacagatcagccatgatcttatggaatggtgcagcaggcttgaggggccgaatggcctactcctgctcctagttcgtatgttcatatttatGATTTCTGAAAATATTTGTTTTCAGAATTTCGATTTGAAGGACTGAAGATACCAACTATGGTGAACAATTTGTGGTTTTACAGCATTCAGGGACTGTTTCGAGTTGCTTTTGAGATGTACACTAAAGAGCAACAGTTAGAAGTCCTTGTTGTACTTCAGGTATTACTAGTAATTGAAAATATGCCCATTGTAAAAAATTCAGCTGTTGAATAGATCACAACTATGATGCATTATTTGGCATTAATTATAGTTCTTCATGTAATGCGACGTAAAATGATTCCTTCCTCATTTGCTTTATTAATGTGTGTGTTGTAAAACAAAGCTATAGCACTTTACAATATTCAAAATTTATTTTGACATTTAATAAGCATATTATCAATTAAAATGTCAGTTATAAATGTATTCAGCTACAGTGAGAGTGCAAAGTGTAACATTAACATGAAGGACCAAAGTGAAGGATTGTGGGTTTAGATTAATGAATTGATATGTGCCTTGACAAACTGCTGAATTCCTTACTTCAACTGCATTGAAGCAGGAAGTGTTAAGCCATGTTTTGTGAAAAGTAGTGCAATTCTGCATTCAATCAAACCAAATGGCTATCTGAGACTTTGGACTACCGTAATAATATTTTTTTTCCTTGTGGTAGGATTTGTGGAAAGCAAGAATAAATGATCCCATTCTGAATCAAAAATATGATGTTAAGATTCTGCAAAACATCCCGAATGAAGAACTACTTGAAAATcgccttcctgaaataaggagccACAAAGGTTTCACTGCATTACATTCAAACATTCAAGGTGCTGATCTGGTACCTGATATTAATGTATATAGGACAGCTGTTTCATCTTTGGATTGTTCCTCCAACAACAGTATTACTAATCAGCATGACCATAATTATTGTGTACAAGAAGAAAAATTTTTACAAGAAATTGAAGAACCATGTACAGATAATTCATTGTGCATAGAGGTTTTGGGTTATGATTCTTTGTCTATCAAGTTTAGATCAGTTTATCAGGCTTTTAAAATTTTACCATTGCAAATACAAAAGGAACATGAGAAAACAATTACACTGTTACTTGATTTTGTAGAACTTCTAATAAGTGAAACCATATCGGCACAGAAGTTGGCTGATATGATGCTGAAACTTCTGACCCATCTTCAAGATGCCATTATCAAATCAGAAACCACTGAAATGGGGGTTAATTCTATTTATTGTAGTCACATGCTTTATACTGTAAGTAATTGGTTGGGACATCAGTTTTATTCTGCGAATGCCTCTATCAGCAGGCAAGTAGAAGAGTTTAAAACAACCCACATCGACAGAATCTCAGACTTACCACCTGCTGAGGAACTTGTAGACAAATTATTTCCTGAAGCCATGAAGGTTTTGCTCTTAAGCTGGATGGGGCTTGATGATGATTCTGCCTTGTGGAAACGGCAAAGTGAATATCCTATAGTGCTGCTTATATTAGAGTTTGCCAACCATAATCTAATCACTGGTGTAGCTCATGTTTTGTATTCTAGCTTGATCTGTAAATAAGTTAAATAGGAATTTGGACAGTATTTAATGTAGATGCCACTGCTTCAATTTAGGTATCTTTTAAAAAAGCTGAATAATCCTGAACAGTGAAAAATCATTTTGGAAGTCTATTCAGGTGTTTGGAGATGTTATTTCACTAAACTTCCTTTATCGTAAACTCGGTTTGTTGTTGGGGGTtttgggggggggcagggggggattATGAGCAATAGGCTATGTgtgagaaaagcaaaatactgtagatgctggacacCTGAAACAAAGAGAAAATTTTGCAAACAAACAGCAGGTCAGCATTTGTGAAGAGAACAGATGAGTTTATATTTTGGATCTGAACCTTGTTTATGTTTGGACTGTAAGCATGATTTGGATACTAAACTGTAGATCCATCAAACTACTTTTATTGTCTGAAAAAGCGTCCCTGTATCTATGAATTGCTTCTTAAATTTTTCTTACAATTGCATTGCTATTTTCATTTCTTGTCTATTTTCACACTAATAAAGTATAATAGTATTTTATATTAATCTTACGCCTACAGACAGTTCCAATTTAAATTTCTCTgtacacatttataatggaaactgcttaTGCAAATTTATCATGCTGTAATTGCAACCTCAGGCACTGACTGTAATTTTAACTATGGCCTGAGTAGGGAACCCATTACATCTTTCCTGCTAGGTGAAGAGAGCAGATGGAGGATCTGGGACCGGAAGAGGCTGTTTAAGGCAAGTTTTCTTTTAAACTTTTTCCTTTTGGGACCAGGAGCAAATATAGGCCCCACAAGGAAACTTTAGGTCTCCCATGCACCAACCTCATCCACTTCCTTCCTGCAAATTCCTCCTGAAATGCCCTCCTCATAATTTACCTTCTTGCTGGTGAGGTTCTCTTTTTAGTGCCAGCTGGCAGCTTCCTGCCACCTGAATTTCCACTCCCAACTGCTGGCCAGGTGCCTTTTCTTGCCTGTTTCAGGCAGGCAGCTGACCAGTGGCATGCAGATGAGGCCCGGGAGTTAAAATTTCCCAGACCTTGTGCTGTGGGTTGGCACTCACTGTTAGCTCCGATTTCTGCTCCTATCTAGAATTGGTGCTTTAGACTTGACTCTCATATGCAACACCATGAAGATTGACCAATATATCGATTTGTGGTAGACAAAGTGTATCTTTGAGAAGTGAGATTGGAGGGTGAGGGATAATTGGACTGTGGAACACAGGTGTAATTCAGTCCCTAGTTTAAAATTATACATTGTCTTTTTTATATTTTCATTATAAATTTCTGTTCACAGAATGGAAATTGCCCATGTAAACTTGTCACCGTGCAATTTGACCCCCTGCTAAATGTTCTTCCTTCCTTTCCTGAAAACACTGACCATACTGGCCTACAGCTCAAGATCTGCTTGCAGCCCTTTGGCACCTTGGAGCAAGTTGACCTTTATTCTAAGTAAGTGCCTCAAAAAACTCATACTTGACCTCTCTGTACTTGAAAACTACTAGCCCATCTAATCTCCCTTTCCTGTCAAGTCCTTTAATCTGTCGTCACCTCTTATATCCGTGCCCATTTTTGATTTCACTTTTTCCaagtactgatgcaaagtaccaGTCCAAGATGGAGCTTTGTGTCTATGATATATACTCACCTGAAGACAGGTGAAGTTTGATTATTTAGCTTGTCTGTCTGATGGATAAAGATACTGCCTGGTGTACTATTTAAGCTGCCTGGGCCAGAAAGTCCCTGGCAGGAATTCCAATTTACCGTGTGTTACATGATCTCAACTGAGGTAAAATTGAAGTATtattgctcctgatcactatccagttgccactgaaagaacttgcatttatatagcattttaatAACCTCAGGAAATTTTATAGTGCATCATAACAAATTAGTTACttatgaagtgcaatcactgttatgTAGTCAattaatatgcacacagcaagggcCCACACACAGTAAATCAGATGAATGTTCATTTAATATgttttttgatggtgttggttttGGAAAGAATATTGGCTAAAATAGCACAAGTTTGTGCACTTCATCAGTGGCATATGAACAGATGGGTAGACATCTTAATCACACTTAATTATCACCATCGTTTATCTCACTATTCTGCTTTCCTGAAGGTGCTTACACCTTGCTGTGATATGATTTCATAAGCAGCAGTCACAATCCAACAACTCATCTCAACTTGAGTGTTGGTATGCTATTTAATTATGGGGCAGGGATTGCAGCATTAGTTGATTCTTCTCACCAAAAAAAACAGTTCCAGTTGGAGTTGATAGATAGTGATTTGGTGGGTTAGGAGCTGCATGCCTGGAATGTGCACAACTCTGCTCCTGAAGGAAGGGAGAAGAGGAAAAAAActactgtgtgtgtaagagagaaaaATCAAGATTGCTGACAGTTTCTACCTTTTTACACCAGCTGGCTCTTGAGTAGGTGAGACCAGTCATTACTTTCTTGCTGGCTGGTTGGTGAAGAGAGCTAGATAGTGATTAGGAGAAGGGGCCCTTCCTATTGTTTCCTTCCTACTACCTTTTGAAGACAAATAAGGGTGGCACTGGAATAAActtctcaaagctgtcctggtccagttttattttattctttGTCTCATCCGGCACTTGAACGAAaacctttttctcttcctttcaggtgtgaaggatcgCAAGCTACAACTCATAGGTAGCAATGCCTCTCTGGACTTTTCTTGCCCTTCACTttgctctgaccccatccctttttTTAATCTCACCCTTtgctgtgtattcacaataccctccaaccttcccctctctgaccctgaatctgtcctcagcaaaggcctcagcttcatcctcTTATATCCCACATCAAATGAATTTTGAGCTTGGCACGACACTGGTCTCTTCCGTCGCCTTCACCTCAATACCcaattctttgaccaggagtcttgCCCCCACATAGCAGACCCTTTTTCCCATCTACGGTATTCTCACTCCACCTGGATTCCTTCTCTAGATCTTTTCACTGAGAACGtgacatcggctgtctcaatttctccgctcccctcactcactcacaaccTCTGCCTTGCAGAGGCCAAACGCCAACTCTCCAACACTTTCTCCTACCTCCCCCAAGACCATGACCCCACTACCAAACGCCAAGCCATCATCTCCAggactgtaataaaagcaaaatactgcagatgctggaaatatgaaataaaaacaaagtgctggaaatactcagcaggtctggcagcatctgtggagagagaagcagagttaacgtttcaggtttgatgaaagggcactgacctgaaagttaactctgctctctccacagatgctgcctgacctgctgagtatttccagcactttctgtttttatctccaggactgtcactggcctTATCCAGGGCTTCCAACCTCAGTCCCCCAGTCCTGAAGAACCTGCTTCTTTcttcttcccaagatccacaacaggactgccctggtagatctTTTGTTtccgcctgttcctgccccactgaactgatttcttcctatctcaactcattttttctccccttgtgcagtctcttcccacctacatccagttCTCTtctgatgccttccatcactttaacagtttccagtttcctggccttagCCATCTCTTCACCATGGGTGTACAATCTCTCTACAatgccatcccccaccaggacagtctaagggctgtctgcttcttccttgaacagaggccctacTGCTTTCCATCCACCACTACTGTCCTCCGCCTGGCTGATCACCATCTCACCTGGAACAATTTTGttgtataaaaaaaaaatcactgttgCGATATTATATGTTATTGGTAGCGTTGTTATAGTTCCCTTCATAAAGGTCTCGGAATCTCTACCTGGCTGAACATCAATTTTATTTatatttacattctatttacactGTCAATGAAGATCTCTAGCTAGCGCTTCTCATCGTGCTTCTAGCTCCTGCCAAGCCTaactgcccatgtgactattacatcatcgctATGGTGGGAggagttactctcactgtctcaaccattaaccctttcagatccttatactacaaACTTCTCCTTTAATTCCACTcgattcctccaaataaaaggtgttactatgggtacccacatgggtcctagctatccctgcctttttgtgggacatgtggaacattccttatacaagtcctactcaggccccctccctcacttcctttTCCGGTACATTGGTGACTCTATTCGTGCCATTTCCTGCTTTCGCCCTGAACTGGGCAATTTCATCAACttcgcttccaatttctacccttctctcgccTTCACATGGTCTATTTCTAACTCTTCCATTCCTTAagttttctgtctccatttctgggatatGCTATCAACGAATATTCACTaaaaacccactgactcccatagctGCCTCAAACTACAGtttctcacaccccacttcctgtaaggactccatttcattctacaAGTTTCTTCAtttctgtcacatctgttctgctGACACAACTTTCCATACTAGCACCTGATATATCTTCccttttctcaaccgaggatttccccacgGTGGTTGACAGGGCCATTGACTGTGCCTGTCCCTTTCCCGCACTTTTGCTTTCACCCCTTCTCCTATCCCAGAACCATGattgggctccccttgtcctcagcaGCTTCCCTATTCAATGGATCACCCTCTTTCATTTCTGCTATCTCCAGCGTGACACAATCACCAAACATCTTCCCCACCCTATCAGCatttcatgatcttgttgaatggtggagcaggcttgaggggctgagtggcctactattactcctaattcatatgttcgtatgtattttcaaagggtctgttccttctgtgacaccctggtctactcctcaatcacccccaacaccacctgcCCTTTCTACGGCATCTtttcatgcaagtgcaggagatgcaacacctgcccttttacttcttcCCTCACTGTCCAAGACCCCAAATGCGCCTTCCAGGTGAAAAAGCGATTTCCATGTACTTCTTTAAATTCAATTTACTGTTTTTGCTGCTCATAATGCAATCTGCTCTATACTGTGGAgacaaaatgcagattgggtgaccactttgcagaacatctccgttcagtctaCAAGcgtgatcctgagcttccagtcgcctgtcctATTAATGcttcaccttgctctcatgctgacctgTGTCCTTGACGTCCTTCACTGTTCAACGAAACtcaacacaaactcgaggaacagcatctcatctttcaattgggcactttacagccttctggactctactTGAGGTCAACAATTTTAGACGGTTTCCTCTTCGCAGGTTTTGGTTTCAATGTctcgtttttcttttttttttgcttttgggccagcagctgttcatcattctgccattcagctctcctctagatacatcttttgtttcttgtcctattatcactccctttggcccGGCACCAccaacctttttgtcatttaatctgtcttccaccctatcatagatcttcccttttgttctttttccacccaactccctttcacttgcttaaaacctattacatttctaatgtttcccagttctgatgaaaggccatcaagctgaaatgttaagtctgtttctctctccacaggtgccgcTTGAcccgctcagtatttccagcaatttttgttatttcagatttccagcatttgcaatattgTGCTTTCGTAAGGGTGACACTGGGTTTCTCCAAGGTCACCAAAAATGAATCATCCAAAGTGCTGCTTGTATGGCAGCACTAATGTAACAAATATATAGCCCAATCAAACTAAAAGCCAAAAAAGCAATGAAGTCCCAACAAAAGCAAAAGGAACCTTCTCAATGAAATTATATCAGTGTCTATAAGACACTCTACACTCTGTGGTGCCCACCAGTCACGGAAGACATCAAGCATGCTGCTGGATAAACATGCTCCCAGACATGGACAAGACCACAGAAGACAGGCAGGCAGCCAGAGTGACCCACCCATCCTGGACCTTGTTACGATCATGTGAGGAGTCTTCGAAGGGCTCTCCCCTTTtccttccttgtttgaccacagcagattaatttaatttttaaagtgggtaTACatgtttcagagcatgacaggcccccactttactttcatttttagtcatttttagttattttttcttcctttttttttttgcattcctttttacattttttgcatttatttcatttcatcttagtttgttcagtttgcttacccactgtttttttcaggttgtttttcttcaggtttgcacttgctgatgttctatattcagtatattcacacctaatctgtactaatgctttgtctttcaaaacaccattaacatattgtttgcctttgctctgtgaccttttggtcagctatgtggcctggtccaatctgcaccttctcctttgttatctcttgcccaacccccacctcacttgtttataatctgtgacttttctaatatttgtcagttccgaagaagggtcactgacccgaaacgttaactctgcttctctttccacagatgctgccagacctgctgagtgaatccagcatttcttgtttttgtttcagatttccagcatccgcagtattttgcttttattatacatgtTTACATgcctgtgatcataaaaagagccaattggacaggttttcttgactttAATAAAGAGGCTTTATTGTTCttaacctgatctaagtaaaataattaataatgctccaactttcacacacacatatacaaatagattagagtggggaaggatagattggtcgaattaaagtccagagaaataaaaggggtatagtctgtggaggttggtgactcagctagcTTCAGGCTGTATTCCATGGTTGAGCAACTTCCTTTTGGtgatcctgaggcttccggtttgaagatctggacactgattcagtggttctctgggaggtagcaatgtggctgatttccttcaaggtgaTCTCTGTTCTTTCCGGAAACTTCTCTCCTCTCAGtagcaaccccaccccccccaaaagctTTAGTAATTAAGTTTGGTGAGCAtccatcagtgaacagactaacacattcAAACACATCAATTAAACCACCGAACACTACAGGCTacagcagggaatatgccttggTGCTCATGGTCAGCAGGCAGAGGACGAAGCTtgtaaggtttgagtggttcatctccaccagtttaatattcaggtttccagccaatggattaaaaaaaaatcacttgacCCAACATATTTTTGTGACAACCTACAAATTGCTATTTTAGCCAGGCCCAAGAGCAAGTCCACAAGATGATCCATCAAGGCCACTTGTTGTGCCCATTACTAATTGGCACAAGACAGTGACAGCCCTGGGACCTTACTGGTCTGCATAGCTCAGTTTTACTCACTGCATTTACCAGCTTATCTTTTAAGGATGCTCTATGTTATTTGCTTAATGCTCCTACATTATCTGTAGTTCCTAAATGGTGTAAATGTTATGATTATGTATTTTACACCAGAAAAGATAAGCTACGtaactgggaaaagcagaggaatcATGAAAGACAAGATTCTTTTGCTTAACATTCACTTATCTTTTGCCTGGTACTAATTTTAGTCACGATCCATGCTGGTTGTTTGTGTACAACCACTTGAAACAACAAAGtagctatctctccctcctgccatctagctttttaaaacaaaaatgctCAGATGATGTTCTCTTTGCATTGTTTCCTCCTTTGAAAGGCCTAATATTTTGGTTCATAGTGCTCCCTCCCAAGTTGCACCAAATCTATGTCATGGAGGTATCACTCCTGGAGCAGCTCTTTGATTTCTGTTGAGAACTGGTGCTTTGAATCATTTAGGAGGCACTCACTCTGCAGCCATTCAACACTTGCAGGGGCCACAATGTGTTTCAGTATTTCAAAGGAACATTTCAAGAAGAAATTCAGTCTGTTTCTTTCCACCACACATTTAACCCTCCCTGTAGGTTATTTTTATGCTGAATACTGATTCTAAGGGGATACAGTACCCTGAGTGACAGCAGTCCTCCAGTACCTCATCCATTATTGTAAGCCCAGACACGTGTCTACAAGCTGCTGAATAGCAATCATGAATGAGAACAAATAATAGGTAAATAGATGTGCCAATGTTGGTATAGTCTTCCTCACCGTGAATCTTATCTGTTATATTCAGTCTTCCTGCTTTCCCCACCCTTCTTTGAGCAAATCCTTAGATCTTGTTGTAGAATCACATAGTCTAGGAATGGAGACTGCAATAGCTCTCAAAGTCATCAGTGTGAAATTAGCCCC carries:
- the si:ch211-110p13.9 gene encoding uncharacterized protein si:ch211-110p13.9 → MASVERFPVCLPEWSVGIRKFRFVFLSPPHSIKVCQDFQMEDNLIPLFLGADVVAKIGIRTENHPRIHAKFAKKGLATKLSFSSEFRFEGLKIPTMVNNLWFYSIQGLFRVAFEMYTKEQQLEVLVVLQDLWKARINDPILNQKYDVKILQNIPNEELLENRLPEIRSHKGFTALHSNIQGADLVPDINVYRTAVSSLDCSSNNSITNQHDHNYCVQEEKFLQEIEEPCTDNSLCIEVLGYDSLSIKFRSVYQAFKILPLQIQKEHEKTITLLLDFVELLISETISAQKLADMMLKLLTHLQDAIIKSETTEMGVNSIYCSHMLYTVSNWLGHQFYSANASISRQVEEFKTTHIDRISDLPPAEELVDKLFPEAMKVLLLSWMGLDDDSALWKRQSEYPIVLLILEFANHNLITGVAHVLYSSLICK